The genomic region CTGACAATGCAAGTCAGAAAGTTGAATTACTATGTTTATACTTAATAAAGATGTTGCAACAAATTGCTTAAACCATTGAAATCATAGAGTTTTTTAGCGAAGCCACATAGAAGGGTTTTGCTGGAAACGTCAATAAAATCAAGCTGTTACAAGGATCGTTGCAACACCCTTTTACCTAAACTGAGCGATTAGCTATTAGTTTAATGATTACAGGATTTTTTGCTATTACAAACGTAAACATTCGACTACGTTTTCAGAAAAGATAAAAATACTCTCACAGAGGCACAAAGTCACAGAGAACCAGAGTCATTTGCCCTCTGTGACTCCGTGTCTCTGTGAGAAATAATAAAAATTTGTCAATCTATAGACAAAGTCGAATATTTACTTACAAACTTTCACCCGTTGGGTGTTATTTCTCATTAACGTAACGCCTTTATTTTTCAAGGCTAAACGCTGATAGCTAACAGCTAATCGCTTAACTTAGGTTTTTATAGCATTCAGATAACAAATTGAATGCTTATATTCAACTATTTTATAGATTTTTTTTTACATAATTGTTAAATTGAAAATATCTAATGCCTTTTACCACCGGTTTTTTCTCTGTTTTTCTTAATATTTATGTAGCTTGCCCCATGAAAATTTTACAATCCTGTCGTCTTCAGTTTTTGTTTTTTCCTGTTTTTCTTTCATTGGTGCTGAACCCGGTTTTCACTCAACCTGTTTTAGCTTCAGAGAGAACAGACGTGACCTCACTTGCCAATCGCCTGGGAGCGGAAAAAGGTATTGAGCCGCAAGTGGCTGAACGTTATTTGATTAAAACCGGTCTGGTTGTTGATCCGGCAATAGTGGCCAAAAATTTAAAACAGGTTGAAAAACAGGCATCGTATGACTATTTTCTGACCGAAAAACCCTTGGATCTGGCCCTTGAATTTTTGAAAAACAATGCGGTCTGGCTGGAAAAAATGGAACATCGGTTCCTGGTTTCCAAAGAACTGGTGGCCGCTATATTTTTGCTTGAATCTCATTTTGGCACTAATGGTGGTCGCTATCCCCTGTTGAAAGTTTTTACTTCGCTATCCTTGTGCGACCAGGAGCCGTTACTGCGCCAGACCTATGACCTTTTAAAACAATCATATCCGGAAATTGATTACCAGTGGCTGGCTAAGCGGGCGGCGCGAAAATCATCCTGGGCCTATGGTCAGTTGAAAGCCCTGCTCAAAATGCGGCAAAGGGTTAATATTGCTCAATTGAAAGGGTCGTGGGCTGGCGCTTTTGGCATCCCTCAATTTATTCCCTCCAGTTTTCTCAGTTATGCTGTCGATGGCAATGATGATGGTACCATTGACCTTTATCTCTATCAGGATGCCGCGGCCAGTGTGATGAATTATTTGAATCGTCATGGCTGGAAGGAAAAAATGACCTCTGAAAAAGAGGAGAAAGTAATCTGGTCTTATAATCACAGTAAACTTTATGTTCAGACTATCCTGGCTATACGTGATCAGCTGTTGATAAAAAACTCATGATGGCAGGATGGTTTGATTCCTGGAAAAATTTATCCGGCAGGGGAGGGGAAACCCTCCCTTGTTGATTGATTAAGATCTCAACTTTCTGAGTTGCCCTAAAAACAGCTGCAAGAAATTTCCGGGGATGTTCCGGCATGGCTCTCGCTCATTCTCGCCGGCCGTCCATGGCCGGCTTCCGAGGCGTCCGCCGCGAATCACATCGTGTGATTCGTTCGGCGGCCAATACCGCTATGAGCCAAGCCCGAACATCCGGCAATATGTCCCTGACAATGCAAGTCAGAAAGTTGAGATTAAGATAAAACAGGTGCATATGGATCGACATCAAGGCGACCTGATTTCTTTTGAAGGAATCGAAGGCTGCGGGAAATCAACGCAGATAAAGCTGGCAGCCGAATTTCTGGAAAAACAGGGATTCCAAGTTTTGGTTACCAGGGAGCCCGGGGCGACGCCAATGGGTCGGGAAATTCGTCGCTTGCTGCTTTCTCCTGATTTTTCTCCGGAAGCCGTCACCGAACTCTTTCTTTATCTGGCTGACCGCCGGGAACATGTGCAGAAAGTGATTAAACCCCAGCTTGAACGGGGTTGTCTGGTCCTGGTTGATCGATACGTTGATTCAACCTGGGTTTACCAGGGATATGCCCGAAATGGAGATCTGGATCTGATTACCAGATTAAATAAACTGGTGACCGGAGGACTTTTTCCCCGCCGGACATTTCTGCTGGATTGTCCGCCGGAGCTTGGCTTGCAAAGAGCCCGGAGCCGCAATCAAACAGACGGCAGCCAGGGGAATGAAGATCGATTTGAGCAGTTGGAAATTGCTTTCCATCAGCGGGTACAAGATGGGTTCATGCAGCTGGCAAAAGAGCACCCAAAACGTTTTATGATTCTGGATGGTTCCCAGGAAATCCAAACCATTCATCTGCAGATCAGCCGGGTTTTACAGGACTTGTA from Pseudomonadota bacterium harbors:
- a CDS encoding lytic murein transglycosylase translates to MTSLANRLGAEKGIEPQVAERYLIKTGLVVDPAIVAKNLKQVEKQASYDYFLTEKPLDLALEFLKNNAVWLEKMEHRFLVSKELVAAIFLLESHFGTNGGRYPLLKVFTSLSLCDQEPLLRQTYDLLKQSYPEIDYQWLAKRAARKSSWAYGQLKALLKMRQRVNIAQLKGSWAGAFGIPQFIPSSFLSYAVDGNDDGTIDLYLYQDAAASVMNYLNRHGWKEKMTSEKEEKVIWSYNHSKLYVQTILAIRDQLLIKNS
- the tmk gene encoding dTMP kinase; this encodes MDRHQGDLISFEGIEGCGKSTQIKLAAEFLEKQGFQVLVTREPGATPMGREIRRLLLSPDFSPEAVTELFLYLADRREHVQKVIKPQLERGCLVLVDRYVDSTWVYQGYARNGDLDLITRLNKLVTGGLFPRRTFLLDCPPELGLQRARSRNQTDGSQGNEDRFEQLEIAFHQRVQDGFMQLAKEHPKRFMILDGSQEIQTIHLQISRVLQDLYVV